Proteins encoded together in one Phyllostomus discolor isolate MPI-MPIP mPhyDis1 chromosome 6, mPhyDis1.pri.v3, whole genome shotgun sequence window:
- the FANCF gene encoding Fanconi anemia group F protein, producing the protein MESLLQHLDRISEVLAVSRTPHVSSWDAVAVRRALQWARYMRHVHRRFGGHVPIRTALERRLQNRWKQEDGSGPAAVPGLKSFRDLGRCDILLSQRLLDNRALGGAAFHCLLQQLFPGPSVPDAEEETPQGRLALLARRRSAVHLMRFNGFGENSAVWNDLLVKTQAELLLERLQEVGKAQAEGPSRLLSSLWERLPRNNFLEVIAAALLLPSSSSRPPKEELELSSSRTQGEGGHELVHWLLGKSDVMATFCRSLSAALLTSVAGRHPELFRVYLGLLTEWGRHLHYDLQKGIWVGAEDRDVPWEELYSRFQSLCQAPSPLKDEVLTALEASKAQDGDFEVPGLSIWTDLLLALGSGA; encoded by the coding sequence ATGGAATCGCTCTTGCAGCACCTGGATCGCATCTCCGAGGTTCTGGCTGTCTCCCGCACACCCCATGTTAGTAGTTGGGACGCTGTCGCCGTGCGTAGGGCCTTGCAGTGGGCTCGCTACATGCGCCACGTCCACAGGCGCTTTGGTGGCCATGTCCCCATTCGCACGGCACTGGAGCGGCGGCTGCAAAACCGGTGGAAGCAGGAGGACGGCTCCGGGCCCGCTGCTGTCCCCGGGTTGAAGAGCTTCCGGGATCTGGGGCGCTGCGACATCCTACTGTCTCAACGCCTGCTGGACAACCGGGCCCTCGGGGGTGCCGCCTTTCATTGCCTGCTGCAGCAGCTCTTTCCGGGCCCTAGCGTCCCGGACGCCGAAGAGGAGACGCCCCAGGGCCGCCTGGCCCTCCTTGCCCGCCGCCGGTCCGCAGTCCACCTGATGCGCTTCAACGGTTTTGGAGAGAACTCGGCCGTTTGGAACGACTTACTGGTAAAGACTCAGGCGGAGCTGCTGCTGGAGCGTCTGCAGGAGGTGGGCAAGGCCCAAGCGGAGGGCCCCAGCAGGTTGCTCAGCAGCCTGTGGGAGCGCTTGCCTCGGAACAACTTCCTGGAGGTGATAGCGGCCGCGCTCTTGCTGCCGTCGTCATCCTCCCGGCCCCCCAAAGAGGAGTTGGAACTGAGCAGCTCCAGAACTCAGGGAGAGGGGGGTCACGAGCTGGTTCACTGGCTTCTGGGGAAGTCGGACGTCATGGCTACTTTTTGTCGCAGCCTCTCAGCCGCGCTTTTAACTTCGGTGGCTGGCCGCCATCCAGAGCTTTTTCGAGTCTATCTGGGTCTGCTCACGGAGTGGGGTCGACATCTGCACTACGATCTTCAGAAAGGCATTTGGGTTGGAGCTGAGGACCGAGATGTGCCGTGGGAGGAGTTGTACAGCAGGTTTCAAAGCCTCTGTCAGGCCCCTTCACCTCTGAAAGACGAAGTTCTAACGGCTCTGGAGGCCTCTAAAGCACAAGATGGAGATTTTGAAGTCCCTGGTCTTAGCATCTGGACAGACCTGTTGTTAGCTCTTGGGAGTGGTGCATGA